From Glycine soja cultivar W05 chromosome 4, ASM419377v2, whole genome shotgun sequence, the proteins below share one genomic window:
- the LOC114409792 gene encoding protein JINGUBANG-like yields the protein MEYQYPSSYSVSSSSHSNHHQQGSTTKSLSSSQRSLISVPSLNHHHLHTPNSSVYHHCLTTLKGHTSYISSLTLSGKILYTGSSDREIRSWNRIPENSSTDNSNNNNNNSTVLAGKGAVKSLVIQSNKLFSAHQDNKIRVWKISNNDDHHHQKYTHVATLPTLGDRASKILIPKNKVQIRRHKKCTWVHHVDTVSALALSKDGALLYSVSWDRTLKIWKTKDFTCLESLANAHDDAINAVAVSYDGCVYTGSADKRIKVWKKFAGEKKHTLIETLEKHNFGVNALALSSDENVLYSGACDRAILVWEKEGDDGKMGVVGALRGHTMSILCLSVAADLVCSGSADKTIRVWRGSVDAHEYSCLAVLEGHRGSIKCISAVVDHCNNTNTWSQSEALSFLVYSGGLDCHIKVWQILVPAI from the coding sequence ATGGAATACCAATACCCATCATCTTATAGCGTCTCTTCCTCTTCTCACTCCAACCACCATCAGCAAGGCTCAACAACGAAATCCCTCTCTTCATCACAACGCAGCCTTATCTCAGTCCCCTCCCtcaaccaccaccacctccacacCCCAAATTCCTCCGTCTACCACCACTGCCTCACAACCCTCAAGGGCCACACCTCCTACATCTCCTCCTTAACCCTCTCCGGCAAAATCCTCTACACCGGCTCCTCCGACCGCGAAATCCGGTCCTGGAACCGCATCCCTGAAAACTCATCAACCGAcaacagtaataataataacaataacagcACCGTACTCGCCGGTAAGGGTGCTGTTAAGTCGTTAGTAATCCAATCCAACAAACTCTTCAGCGCGCACCAAGACAACAAAATCCGCGTCTGGAAAATAAGCAACAACGACGACCACCACCACCAGAAATACACACACGTGGCCACGCTCCCCACCCTCGGCGATCGCGCGTCTAAAATCTTGATCCCCAAGAACAAGGTCCAAATCCGAAGGCACAAGAAATGCACGTGGGTTCACCACGTTGACACCGTCTCTGCCCTCGCCCTGTCCAAAGACGGAGCCTTGCTATACTCCGTCTCTTGGGACAGAACACTCAAAATCTGGAAAACCAAAGACTTCACGTGCTTGGAGTCCCTCGCCAATGCCCACGACGACGCCATCAACGCGGTCGCAGTCTCCTACGATGGGTGCGTCTACACGGGATCAGCGGACAAAAGAATCAAGGTGTGGAAGAAATTCGCAGGAGAAAAGAAACACACCTTAATAGAGACCTTGGAGAAGCACAACTTTGGGGTGAATGCGTTGGCTCTAAGCAGCGACGAGAATGTTCTATATTCTGGTGCATGCGATAGGGCTATTTTGGTTTGGGAGAAAGAGGGTGATGATGGGAAAATGGGGGTGGTGGGTGCGTTAAGGGGGCACACTATGTCCATTTTGTGTTTATCTGTTGCTGCGGATTTGGTGTGTAGTGGCTCTGCGGATAAAACGATTAGAGTTTGGAGAGGTTCTGTTGATGCGCATGAATATTCTTGTTTAGCTGTTTTGGAAGGGCACAGGGGTTCAATCAAGTGCATAAGCGCAGTGGTTGACCACTGCAACAACACCAACACATGGTCGCAGTCGGAAGCATTATCTTTTCTAGTCTATAGTGGCGGTTTGGACTGCCACATTAAGGTCTGGCAGATTTTAGTTCCTGCTATCTAA